The following proteins are encoded in a genomic region of candidate division KSB1 bacterium:
- a CDS encoding BlaI/MecI/CopY family transcriptional regulator has translation MDIIYQFGQATAAEVLENLPDPPGYSAVRAMLKILEDKGHLRHKQQGPRYVFLPKVSREKAKRSAVKHLLQTFFDGSAASAVATLLDVSRSDLSNADLDRLNRLISQAKKEGR, from the coding sequence ATGGATATCATTTACCAGTTTGGTCAGGCAACTGCCGCCGAGGTCCTGGAAAATTTGCCTGATCCGCCGGGCTATTCTGCGGTGCGGGCTATGCTGAAAATCCTGGAGGACAAGGGACATCTCAGACACAAGCAGCAGGGTCCGCGCTATGTTTTCCTGCCGAAAGTCAGCCGGGAAAAAGCCAAACGCTCGGCGGTGAAGCATCTTTTGCAGACTTTTTTTGACGGATCTGCGGCAAGCGCAGTCGCCACACTTCTCGACGTCTCGCGTTCCGATCTCTCAAATGCGGATCTGGATCGTTTGAACCGTTTAATCAGCCAAGCAAAAAAAGAGGGAAGATAA